The genome window TCTCCTGCCGTACTGCGACGTGGTTCAGGCTTCGGTGCCAGTTCCAGGAAGTTCTCCAGGAAGGTTTGCACACCAAAATTATTAATCGCACTACCGAAGAAAATAGGTGTCAATTCGCCGCGTTGAACTTTCTCCATATCAAACGGATCTCCCGCAACATCCAAAAGCTCCAGATCCTGAATTAACTGATCATGCAGATATTCCCCTGCCATCTCACGGATAATTGGATCTGTATAACCGTCTACTTTCTGAACTTTGATTGTCGAGTGATCGTCCCCTTGGAACAACTCCACCTGATTTTTCATCCGGTCATATACACCGCATAGTTCGCGACCTGTACCAATAGGCCAGTTCATTGGAACGGAACGAATACCCAGTACATTTTCAAGTTCTTCCATCAGATCAAACGGGCTTTTACCCTCACGGTCGAGTTTGTTGATAAACGTAAAGATTGGAATACCACGCTTCGCACACACCTGAAACAACTTGATTGTTTGTGCCTCGACACCCTTCGCTACGTCAATCAACATGACCGCACTGTCAGCAGCCGTCAGTGTACGATACGTATCTTCACTGAAATCCTGGTGACCCGGTGTATCCAGAATGTTAACGCGATGGTTCAGGTAATCAAATTGCATTACGGAAGAAGTAACCGAGATCCCCCGTTGTTTCTCAATTTCCATCCAGTCACTTGTTGCGTGTTTGCTGGCTTTCCGAGCTTTTACCGTTCCCGCAAGGCGAATCGCGCCCCCGAACAGCAACAGTTTCTCGGTTAATGTCGTTTTACCCGCATCCGGGTGAGAGATAATGGCAAACGTCCGGCGTTTGTCCACTTCCTGTTGAAGAATATCATTTGCAGCTTTGCT of Paenibacillus sp. FSL R5-0517 contains these proteins:
- a CDS encoding peptide chain release factor 3, with the protein product MSKAANDILQQEVDKRRTFAIISHPDAGKTTLTEKLLLFGGAIRLAGTVKARKASKHATSDWMEIEKQRGISVTSSVMQFDYLNHRVNILDTPGHQDFSEDTYRTLTAADSAVMLIDVAKGVEAQTIKLFQVCAKRGIPIFTFINKLDREGKSPFDLMEELENVLGIRSVPMNWPIGTGRELCGVYDRMKNQVELFQGDDHSTIKVQKVDGYTDPIIREMAGEYLHDQLIQDLELLDVAGDPFDMEKVQRGELTPIFFGSAINNFGVQTFLENFLELAPKPEPRRSTAGEIQPTNEKFSGYVFKIQANMNPAHRDRIAFLRIVSGKFQRGMSVKHTRVGKEIKLSQPQQFLAQDRDIVEEAYAGDIIGLFDPGIFRIGDSLSQGSEVVFEELPTFSPEIFAKVTVKNALKHKQYQKGIDQLTEEGTIQVFQTASFDETILGVIGQLQFEVFEYRMKGEYGVDVQLQRMPYQFARWIVDENLDASKFRINSALVKDKKGNYVVLFENEYAMRTAMDKNPTAKFLETAP